A genomic window from Sulfurospirillum multivorans DSM 12446 includes:
- a CDS encoding SLC13 family permease, whose amino-acid sequence MVFSRKKMVFILLALAAMLSMIYLTPEMVGLSYKGKVALGVGIFAIIVWITQALDDAQSGFLIITFLVLFGAGKMGEALIGYSSTGVWIVVLGMIMAACMGDSGLSKRLALVVVSKIGKSATNLYWAISLVTLVMTFFIPSLAAKTLLVLPIVTSMGLAFGAEKGESSLVKGLIYIVTIAGTMYCMGIMTSHAANPISVSLLKNATGIEVGWMEWFKIGMPPALLMGLIATYIIIKLFPPDIIDISAGRDVMKKQLSAMGKMSSKEIYAFIIFIATLLLWATDKLHGLDTALVALLAVTAMIAPVPAQLMTWKEAERKVPWNVFIVYGAGLSMGSLLVKTGAATWLASTFFHPLLNLDVRLQVVIFIWLMLALQVLFTGAGPKTTALTPVVIAHAIAIAALPANAGMQVTAFVILISMNMLHQYLLPVSNLPNIIGLATGEITSNELIKVGAVMSLFGAVFSTIMVYTYWSWIGLF is encoded by the coding sequence ATGGTGTTTAGTAGAAAGAAAATGGTTTTTATACTTCTTGCTTTGGCTGCGATGCTTTCCATGATTTATCTCACTCCCGAAATGGTTGGATTGAGTTATAAAGGAAAAGTAGCGCTTGGGGTTGGCATCTTTGCCATTATAGTGTGGATTACCCAAGCACTTGATGATGCACAGAGTGGTTTTTTAATCATTACTTTCTTAGTTCTTTTTGGGGCAGGAAAAATGGGAGAAGCACTGATTGGTTACTCTTCAACGGGAGTCTGGATTGTCGTGCTTGGCATGATTATGGCTGCTTGTATGGGTGATAGTGGGCTTTCTAAAAGGCTTGCCTTAGTTGTTGTGAGTAAAATAGGTAAATCGGCGACCAATTTATATTGGGCGATTTCGCTAGTTACGCTTGTTATGACCTTTTTTATCCCTTCCCTTGCAGCGAAAACCCTTTTAGTTTTGCCAATTGTTACCTCTATGGGATTAGCTTTCGGTGCAGAAAAAGGGGAAAGTTCTTTAGTGAAAGGTTTGATTTATATTGTCACCATTGCTGGCACGATGTACTGTATGGGCATCATGACTTCTCACGCCGCAAATCCAATATCTGTAAGTCTTTTAAAGAATGCTACGGGCATTGAAGTAGGTTGGATGGAATGGTTTAAAATCGGTATGCCTCCTGCATTGCTCATGGGTTTAATTGCAACGTATATTATTATTAAGTTGTTTCCACCAGATATTATAGATATATCCGCTGGTCGTGATGTGATGAAAAAGCAATTGAGTGCTATGGGGAAAATGAGCTCCAAAGAGATTTATGCTTTTATCATTTTTATCGCAACACTTCTTTTGTGGGCTACAGATAAACTTCATGGATTAGATACTGCTCTTGTTGCTTTGCTTGCCGTTACCGCCATGATAGCACCGGTTCCTGCTCAACTGATGACATGGAAGGAAGCCGAGAGAAAAGTTCCTTGGAATGTCTTTATTGTTTACGGTGCGGGTTTATCTATGGGTTCGTTATTGGTTAAAACAGGAGCCGCTACATGGCTTGCAAGTACATTTTTTCATCCTTTGTTAAATTTGGATGTTAGACTGCAAGTTGTCATTTTCATTTGGCTTATGCTTGCTCTTCAGGTTTTATTTACTGGTGCTGGTCCAAAAACAACTGCCCTTACACCCGTGGTAATTGCCCATGCGATTGCCATTGCGGCACTTCCAGCCAATGCGGGTATGCAAGTCACAGCGTTCGTCATTCTAATCAGTATGAATATGCTACATCAATATCTACTCCCTGTCTCCAATCTCCCCAATATCATTGGTCTAGCCACAGGAGAAATCACTTCTAATGAGTTGATTAAAGTCGGTGCAGTTATGAGTTTATTTGGTGCTGTGTTTAGTACTATTATGGTCTACACCTATTGGAGTTGGATAGGTTTATTTTAA